The Solanum lycopersicum chromosome 6, SLM_r2.1 genome has a window encoding:
- the LOC101263824 gene encoding acid phosphatase 1 isoform X1: MRCFTIILFFSSIVAVGLASDVEDQGIISQVVEIHRLRPRTGSAGYAVPQLDCLSWRLAVETNNVRDWKLVPNECSNYVGHYMLGKQYRRDCEAVADAAIEYAKGLKLSGDGKDVWVFDVDETTLSNLPYYARSDVAFGAKAFNSTRFNAWVMEGTAPAIPATLRLYKTVLSLGIKPVILTGTPEFTREGRVTNLKKAGYTSWLKLILKGENDSPKSVVYKSNKRTELVIAGYRIVGNTGDQWSDLIGKNAGARTFKVPDPMYYIG, translated from the exons ATGAGGTGTTTCACTATTATCTTGTTTTTTTCATCTATAGTAGCCGTGGGATTGGCCTCTGATGTTGAAGATCAAGGTATAATTAGCCAAGTAGTAGAAATTCACCGTCTAAGGCCACGAACTGGTTCTGCTGGTTATGCAGTCCCACAATTGGACTGTCTTAGCTGGCGCCTCGCTGTGGAAACCAACAACGTCAGAGACTGGAAATTGGTACCTAACGAGTGTTCAAACTATGTAGGTCATTACATGCTTGGCAAACAATATCGACGTGACTGTGAGGCCGTTGCTGATGCGGCAATTGAGTATGCCAAAGGCCTCAAGCTTAGCGGAGATGGAAAGGACGTTTGGGTGTTTGATGTTGATGAGACTACTCTCTCAAATCTTCCTTACTACGCTAGATCGGACGTGGCCTTTGG GGCAAAAGCGTTCAACAGTACGAGGTTTAATGCGTGGGTGATGGAGGGAACAGCACCAGCGATTCCAGCAACACTTCGTTTATATAAGACGGTGTTGTCTCTTGGGATCAAACCGGTTATCCTAACAGGAACTCCAGAGTTTACAAGAGAAGGAAGGGTTACGAATCTAAAGAAAGCGGGTTACACTTCTTGGTTAAAGCTCATACTAAA GGGAGAAAATGATTCACCAAAATCAGTGGTGTATAAATCGAACAAGAGAACAGAGCTGGTGATTGCTGGATATAGAATTGTTGGCAACACTGGAGACCAATGGAGTGATTTGATCGGAAAAAACGCTGGAGCTCGTACTTTCAAAGTCCCTGACCCTATGTACTACATTGGTTGA
- the LOC101263824 gene encoding acid phosphatase 1 isoform X2: MRCFTIILFFSSIVAVGLASDVEDQGHYMLGKQYRRDCEAVADAAIEYAKGLKLSGDGKDVWVFDVDETTLSNLPYYARSDVAFGAKAFNSTRFNAWVMEGTAPAIPATLRLYKTVLSLGIKPVILTGTPEFTREGRVTNLKKAGYTSWLKLILKGENDSPKSVVYKSNKRTELVIAGYRIVGNTGDQWSDLIGKNAGARTFKVPDPMYYIG; this comes from the exons ATGAGGTGTTTCACTATTATCTTGTTTTTTTCATCTATAGTAGCCGTGGGATTGGCCTCTGATGTTGAAGATCAAG GTCATTACATGCTTGGCAAACAATATCGACGTGACTGTGAGGCCGTTGCTGATGCGGCAATTGAGTATGCCAAAGGCCTCAAGCTTAGCGGAGATGGAAAGGACGTTTGGGTGTTTGATGTTGATGAGACTACTCTCTCAAATCTTCCTTACTACGCTAGATCGGACGTGGCCTTTGG GGCAAAAGCGTTCAACAGTACGAGGTTTAATGCGTGGGTGATGGAGGGAACAGCACCAGCGATTCCAGCAACACTTCGTTTATATAAGACGGTGTTGTCTCTTGGGATCAAACCGGTTATCCTAACAGGAACTCCAGAGTTTACAAGAGAAGGAAGGGTTACGAATCTAAAGAAAGCGGGTTACACTTCTTGGTTAAAGCTCATACTAAA GGGAGAAAATGATTCACCAAAATCAGTGGTGTATAAATCGAACAAGAGAACAGAGCTGGTGATTGCTGGATATAGAATTGTTGGCAACACTGGAGACCAATGGAGTGATTTGATCGGAAAAAACGCTGGAGCTCGTACTTTCAAAGTCCCTGACCCTATGTACTACATTGGTTGA
- the LOC101266235 gene encoding protein CHUP1, chloroplastic-like has protein sequence MVREKRDIRPVILKFGVALAISLGGILFTFFRTKRIKHSNSSSSPNSGELQNDDQTNPALGNSVSEFPWKFEDVPIRKIIIGSSVSSPSTNCRSGGDKDGLFLPEINELEKEFGSPPKDSFSPLQGADSPKEYKIVGRDVHEQEIKNLKNIVKTLTERDRNRQIQLLEYYGCKEQEKAMMELQNRMKIHILESKHLGLKIETLKAEKMKLEAQVAEYAKVASDLEAAKLKIKQLEKKLRLGAGHNKDQILSFKERVLKLGNKEKNPVQAESNVQLELQKLKDLEIEADELRKSNQRLRAENSTVGDKLEYVQLIAISAMENNAAEALKEESLQLRKQNEDLVKKIDQIQEGHYSYVEQVAYLRWINACLRYELRNFKPAPGETTARDLSKTLSPESRKKAKQLIVEYAAKEDQGDRGIHVLDLDSGQLSSQEPYLMNSGEFDGTSIANSSTHKTDTSNKSTIFRKVMRIIRAKDHHHNHSEMVHKTEENAARCSYYSSGYCSDMSVVDTGAIRPQSRSRTPSPGPSKQLVAFHSFDQGSTSSKGESRNYPTRRRRYSDVGSLDYISKRLAESPQEKGNNHDQENVHKSELAKYAEALKGSRSKEAVRKRSASVSFF, from the exons ATGGTGAGAGAAAAGAGGGATATAAGACCTGTAATCTTGAAATTTGGTGTTGCTTTAGCTATATCACTTGGTGGAATTCTCTTTACTTTTTTCAGAACTAAAAGAATCAAACACTCTAATTCCTCTTCTTCACCTAATTCAG GTGAGCTGCAAAATGATGATCAAACAAACCCTGCCTTGGGGAATTCAGTTTCCGAGTTTCCATGGAAATTT GAGGATGTCCCCATACGTAAAATCATTATTGGGAGTTCTGTAAGTAGTCCTTCTACAAATTGTAGGTCTGGTGGAGACAAAGATGGGCTTTTTCTGCCGGAGATCAATGAACTTGAAAAGGAATTTGGTTCGCCTCCAAAGGATAGTTTTTCACCGCTGCAGGGTGCAGATTCACCCAAGGAATACAAAATTGTCGGAAGGGATGTCCATGAACAAGAGATTAAGAACCTGAAGAATATTGTTAAAACTCTTACGGAAAGGGATAGGAATCGTCAGATCCAACTGCTCGAGTATTATGGCTGCAAGGAGCAAGAAAAGGCCATGATGGAGCTTCAAAATCGAATGAAGATACACATTCTGGAGTCCAAGCATTTGGGTCTAAAGATCGAGACTTTGAAAGCAGAGAAGATGAAATTAGAGGCTCAAGTGGCTGAATATGCGAAGGTAGCCTCGGACCTTGAAGCTGCGAAATTGAAAATAAAGCAGCTGGAAAAGAAGCTCAGGTTGGGAGCTGGTCATAATAAGGACCAGATTTTATCCTTTAAAGAAAGAGTTTTGAAGCTGGGGAACAAGGAGAAGAATCCCGTTCAAGCTGAATCAAATGTTCAGTTGGAGCTCCAAAAGCTGAAGGACTTGGAAATCGAGGCTGATGAGTTGAGGAAATCTAACCAAAGGTTAAGAGCAGAAAACTCGACAGTTGGTGATAAACTGGAATATGTTCAGCTGATTGCCATTTCTGCTATGGAAAATAATGCA GCAGAAGCACTGAAAGAAGAAAGTCTACAGCTGAGAAAGCAAAATGAAGATTTAGTAAagaaaattgatcaaattcaagAAGGTCACTACAGCTATGTTGAACAAGTAGCCTATCTTAGATGGATAAATGCTTGCTTGCGGTATGAGCTGAGGAACTTTAAGCCTGCTCCAGGAGAAACAACTGCAAGGGATCTCAGTAAAACGTTAAGCCCTGAATCTAGGAAGAAAGCCAAGCAACTAATTGTTGAATATGCAGCTAAAGAAGACCAAGGGGACAGGGGAATCCATGTTTTGGATCTTGATTCTGGCCAGTTATCCTCCCAAGAACCCTATCTTATGAATTCGGGTGAGTTTGATGGTACTTCTATTGCTAATTCTTCAACCCATAAGACTGACACTTCAAACAAAAGCACAATCTTTCGTAAGGTTATGAGAATAATACGGGCAAAGGACCATCATCATAATCATTCAGAAATGGTTCACAAGACTGAAGAGAATGCAGCAAGATGCTCTTATTATTCTTCTGGGTACTGTTCAGATATGTCTGTCGTAGATACCGGAGCTATTAGGCCCCAGAGCAGATCAAGAACACCATCTCCAGGTCCGTCCAAACAACTTGTAGCTTTCCATTCATTTGATCAAGGCTCTACAAGCAGTAAAGGAGAAAGCAGAAACTATCCGACACGTAGAAGGAGATATAGTGATGTGGGCTCACTGGACTATATATCAAAGCGTCTTGCTGAATCACctcaagaaaaaggaaataaccATGACCAAGAAAATGTTCATAAATCTGAGTTGGCGAAATATGCAGAAGCTTTGAAAGGATCTCGCTCTAAAGAAGCAGTTCGCAAGAGATCAGCATCAGTTAGTTTCTTCTAA
- the LOC101263222 gene encoding inositol oxygenase 1: protein MTILIEQLPVEIQADETNIHAQNQKELVLGDGFAVPETNAFGHNFRDYTVESARQQGVENFYKINHFNQTYDYVSKMRVEYAKLDKAEMSIWECCELLNDVVDDSDPDLDEPQIQHLLQSAEAIRKDYPDEDWLHLTALIHDLGKVLLLPSFGELPQWAVVGDTFPVGCAFHDSIVHSKYFKENPDYNNTAYKSKFGVYSEGCGLDKVLMSWGHDDYMYLVAKENGTTLPSAGLFIIRYHSFYALHKSGAYKELMNEEDKENLKWLHIFNKYDLYSKSKVQVNVEEVKPYYMSLIEKYFPAKLKW, encoded by the exons ATGACTATACTTATTGAGCAGCTTCCTGTTG AGATCCAGGCAGATGAAACGAATATTCATGCTCAGAATCAAAAGGAATTGGTATTGGGTGATGGATTTGCAGTTCCTGAAACCAATGCATTTGGCCATAATTTTAG GGACTACACTGTTGAAAGTGCAAGGCAACAAGGGGTAGAAAATTTTTACAAGATCAATCACTTTAATCAAACCTATGATTAT GTAAGTAAGATGAGGGTTGAATATGCAAAATTGGACAAAGCAGAAATGAGCATCTGGGAATGCTGTGAATTATTGAATGATGTGGTTGATGACAGTGACCCTGATTTGGATGAACCTCAAATTCAACACTTGTTGCAAAGTGCTGAAGCCATTAGGAAAGACTATCCTGATGAAGATTGGCTCCATTTGACTGCCCTTATTCATG aCTTGGGTAAAGTGCTTCTTCTTCCTAGCTTTGGAGAGCTTCCTCAATGGGCTGTTGTTGGTGACACATTCCCTGTTGGCTGTGCTTTCCATGACTCTATTGTTCACTCCAAG TACTTTAAGGAAAATCCTGACTACAATAATACTGCTTACAAAAGCAAATTTGGAGTTTACTCTGAGGGTTGTGGACTAGACAAGGTGTTGATGTCATGGGGTCACGATGATTATATGTACTTG GTTGCAAAAGAGAATGGGACAACGTTGCCATCAGCTGGTCTTTTCATTATTAGATATCATTCATTTTATG CCCTGCACAAGTCTGGAGCTTACAAGGAACTAATGAATGAGGAAGATAAGGAAAATCTTAAGTGGCTTCATATTTTTAA CAAATATGACTTGTACAGCAAAAGCAAAGTTCAGGTTAACGTGGAAGAGGTCAAGCCTTACTACATGTCTCTAATTGAAAAG TATTTCCCAGCAAAGCTGAAATGGTGA
- the LOC138349395 gene encoding uncharacterized protein has translation MGHFMIDQCADTSGVVLISIQLTGSGNYSVWSRSMRIAILGRNKLGLIDGKCRKDGFGPNLTDLWERCNAIVLSWIMNCVSKELLGGIVYSTDACSVWGDLKERFDKTDGSRIFQLHREIVTLVQESRGFVEFMKQQKLLQFLMGLNETYEQARSQILMLVPLLSVNQAYSMMIERESQRVIANSARKNVANLEIAALMTARQVPSKFKRDWNAQCDHCKMMGHTKANCYRLIGYLSNFRFKKKVGQQNDPYEKE, from the exons ATGGGACACTTCATGATTGATCAATGCGCAG ATACTTCTGGAGTTGTATTGATCTCTATTCAGCTTACAGGTTCTGGAAATTATTCTGTATGGAGCAGGTCGATGAGAATAGCCATACTTGGAAGAAACAAGTTGGGGCTAATCGATGGAAAGTGTAGGAAGGATGGATTTGGTCCTAATCTGACTGATTTATGGGAGAGATGCAATGCAATTGTTCTTTCATGGATCATGAATTGTGTTTCCAAGGAATTATTGGGTGGAATTGTTTACTCTACAGATGCATGCTCTGTTTGGGGAGATCTCAAGGAGAGATTTGATAAAACAGATGGGTCAAGGATTTTTCAATTACATAGGGAAATTGTCACATTGGTACAGG AATCGCGAGGATTTGTAGAATTTATGAAGCAGCAGAAGTTGTTGCAATTTTTAATGGGTCTTAATGAGACTTATGAGCAGGCTCGAAGTCAGATCTTGATGTTAGTTCCTCTTCTGTCTGTTAATCAAGCCTATTCAATGATGATTGAAAGAGAAAGCCAACGAGTCATAGCAAATTCAGCCAGGAAAAATGTTGCTAATCTGGAAATAGCAGCTCTTATGACTGCTCGTCAAGTTCCTAGCAAGTTTAAAAGGGATTGGAATGCTCAATGTGATCATTGCAAGATGATGGGTCATACAAAAGCCAATTGTTATCGGTTGATTGGATATCTTTCCAACTTCAGATTCAAGAAGAAGGTTGGGCAGCAAAATGATCCTTATGAGAAGGAATGA
- the LOC101262730 gene encoding putative late blight resistance protein homolog R1A-3: MANAAVISLIRSLEQLVQRKPHLISDETRRMVDSVHDSLEYFQDFLESTSKRRQKHCRKVEELEREIRMEVEKAEDVIELKIMYGIMKKKGLSKTFLRTLVGKIDATRERKAIRKTLLPFVKKIDAVKSNVMGISFGTNQVQSYDDTTTNEDLLPGHSSRNVAKLNPENIVVGLEDDLVRIIRRLKGPTLSREIIPILGMGGIGKTTLARKAFDDFETRNRFDIHIWVTVSQEYRIRGMLLDILRSTSEETNEESNIDRLMDMIYKKLKGWRYLVVMDDIWSSEVWDLMTRTFPDDNNGSRIILTSRQEEVASHADPDSNPHKMNLLNLDNSWKLIRDRVFGVEHACPPELEDIGEQIAQRCQGLPLALLVVAGHLSKISRTRESWNDVSKSVSKVVADESDICLGVLAMSYNYLPDHLKPCFLYMGVFPEDSVVNIVRLINLWISEGFISDELVGRDCMEDLVSRNLVMVRNRSFNGETKTCGVHDLIRDLILREAEKEKFLEVTRIHEATNPSAEKLRSTRRYCFHSHNQAAFWKLSSIIRTLHFFDGFQKLSKQVPLLVSFKLLRVLAILNDTFPTFPLEITKLVQLRYLQFTCYDNIHWSVSKLYNLQTFILGYGVAGLLPPTIPEGIWQMRNLRHLHIGDFFSFPIPSNKLQNLQELSRLALSSCTCELFSAIPNLKKLKIIGNYLMEMKRERLNSLSCLEKLEILKYRDDGIQPSQIPSKYVLPASLKRLTLSCTSLPWEDMANIITLPNLEVLKIKDNGFLGDVWMLNDEEIFKQLKFLLISWTGLKHWKAGSVNFPKLQRLFLKRCMNLEEIPQDFGDICTLESIELHKCSISAATSGKNIQEEQESIGNECLSVLIYNHP; this comes from the exons ATGGCTAATGCTGCTGTGATTTCTCTGATACGATCTTTGGAGCAACTCGTGCAGCGAAAACCACATTTGATAAGTGATGAAACAAGAAGAATGGTGGACTCTGTCCATGATAGTCTTGAATATTTCCAAGACTTTCTTGAGAGCACTAGCAAGAGAAGGCAAAAACATTGTAGAAAGGTTGAAGAGTTGGAGAGAGAGATTAGAATGGAAGTCGAAAAAGCAGAAGATGTAATTGAACTAAAGATCATGTAtggaataatgaaaaaaaagggaTTATCCAAGACTTTCTTGAGAACACTTGTAGGAAAGATTGATGCAACAAGGGAAAGAAAGGCAATACGCAAAACGTTGCTACCATTTGTAAAAAAGATTGATGCTGTGAAGAGTAATGTGATGGGCATCAGTTTTGGTACAAATCAAGTTCAAAGCTATGATGATACTACTACAAATGAGGATTTGTTGCCTGGTCATTCATCTAGAAATGTTGCAAAACTGAATCCAGAAAATATTGTCGTGGGTCTTGAAGATGACCTCGTGAGAATAATCAGAAGACTAAAAGGGCCAACATTAAGTCGAGAGATTATCCCCATTTTAGGAATGGGGGGAATAGGAAAAACCACTCTTGCTAGAAAGGCATTTGATGATTTTGAAACTAGGAATCGATTTGACATCCATATTTGGGTGACTGTATCTCAAGAGTATCGGATAAGAGGTATGCTGTTGGACATTCTTCGTTCTACTTCAGAAGAGACCAATGAAGAGTCTAATATTGATCGGTTGATGGATATGATATACAAGAAGTTAAAGGGTTGGAGGTATCTTGTTGTAATGGATGATATTTGGAGTAGTGAGGTCTGGGATCTTATGACAAGAACTTTTCCAGATGATAACAATGGGAGCCGAATTATTTTGACTAGTAGGCAAGAAGAGGTTGCTAGTCATGCAGATCCTGATAGCAATCCTCATAAAATGAACCTCTTAAACTTGGATAATAGTTGGAAGTTAATCCGTGACAGAGTGTTTGGGGTAGAACATGCATGTCCTCCTGAATTGGAGGATATTGGAGAACAAATAGCACAAAGATGCCAAGGACTGCCCTTAGCTCTTCTAGTGGTAGCGGGACATCTCTCTAAAATTTCTAGAACACGAGAAAGTTGGAACGATGTTTCCAAAAGTGTAAGTAAAGTTGTTGCTGATGAATCAGATATATGTCTAGGAGTGCTTGCTATGAGTTACAATTACTTACCTGATCATCTTAAACCATGTTTCCTTTACATGGGAGTCTTTCCCGAAGACAGTGTTGTTAACATTGTTAGATTGATCAACTTATGGATTTCTGAGGGTTTTATATCAGATGAATTAGTCGGAAGAGATTGTATGGAGGATCTTGTTAGCAGGAATCTGGTAATGGTTAGAAACAGGAGTTTTAATGGCGAGACAAAAACATGTGGTGTCCATGATCTGATTCGTGATTTGATTTTAAGAGAAGCCGAGAAAGAGAAGTTCCTAGAGGTTACTAGAATTCATGAAGCCACTAATCCTTCGGCAGAGAAGCTTAGAAGTACTCGTCGCTACTGTTTCCATTCACACAATCAGGCTGCTTTTTGGAAGCTATCCAGTATCATCCGAACATTGCACTTCTTCGATGGATTTCAAAAACTTTCTAAACAAGTTCCTCTTTTGGTGTCCTTCAAATTGCTAAGAGTGTTAGCAATCCTAAATGATACATTTCCAACGTTCCCACTTGAGATAACAAAATTAGTACAACTCAGATACCTTCAATTCACTTGTTATGATAATATTCACTGGTCAGTGTCAAAGCTTTATAATCTGCAGACATTCATTCTTGGTTACGGAGTTGCAGGTTTATTACCTCCAACCATTCCTGAGGGAATTTGGCAAATGAGAAACCTAAGGCATCTTCATATCGGTGACTTCTTTTCTTTCCCTATTCCATCAAACAAGCTACAAAATCTACAGGAACTCTCTCGTCTAGCTTTGAGTAGCTGCACTTGTGAATTATTTTCTGCTATTCCCAATCTTAAAAAGCTGAAAATTATTGGAAATTATCTGATGGAAATGAAGAGAGAGCGCCTAAATAGCCTTTCCTGTTTAGAAAAACTTGAAATCTTGAAGTACAGGGATGACGGGATACAGCCTTCTCAAATCCCAAGTAAGTATGTTTTGCCTGCATCACTGAAGAGGTTGACTTTAAGTTGCACTAGTTTACCATGGGAAGACATGGCAAATATTATAACATTGCCAAACCTCGAGGTGCTTAAAATTAAAGACAACGGATTTCTTGGTGATGTGTGGATGTTAAACGATGAAGAGATTTTCAAGCAACTTAAGTTCCTCCTAATCAGTTGGACAGGTTTGAAGCACTGGAAAGCTGGTAGCGTTAACTTCCCAAAGCTGCAACGCCTATTTCTGAAAAGATGCATGAACCTGGAGGAAATCCCTCAAGACTTTGGGGACATATGTACCTTGGAATCAATAGAGTTGCATAAATGCAGTATATCCGCTGCTACGTCAGGCAAAAACATTCAAGAAGAACAGGAGAGCATAGGGAATGAATGTCTTAGTGTCCTCATCTATAATCATCC GTGA